Proteins encoded together in one Halalkaliarchaeum sp. AArc-CO window:
- a CDS encoding HAD-IIA family hydrolase produces the protein MEYRGAVLDVDGTVVRGDEPIPGAPDGVRRLRSAGVEPLFVSNNPSKAPPAYVRRLSRAGYDVDVDHVVTAGTVSTAYLERHHPDDSIYLVGETGLARQLREVGLSLSSDPSVADVVVVSLDREFDYEELCAVQWALEDDDVRFYGTDPDVVIPAAERNVPGSGALINAVVDVTGRQPDAVFGKPNEPTRRAIFERFDYDPGDCFVVGDRLDTDIALGNEAGMTTVLVRTGVTDAEALANAEIQPDYVLDSLAGIDRVLDGDS, from the coding sequence ATGGAATACCGAGGTGCTGTCCTCGACGTCGACGGGACCGTCGTCCGTGGGGACGAACCGATCCCCGGGGCCCCGGACGGCGTTCGGCGACTCCGTTCGGCCGGCGTCGAACCGCTGTTCGTCTCCAATAATCCGAGCAAGGCTCCTCCGGCGTACGTCCGTCGGCTCTCTCGGGCGGGATACGACGTCGACGTCGATCACGTCGTTACTGCCGGCACTGTATCGACGGCGTACCTCGAGCGTCACCACCCCGATGATTCGATCTATCTGGTCGGCGAGACGGGACTCGCACGGCAACTCAGGGAAGTCGGGCTTTCGCTTTCCTCGGACCCCAGTGTCGCCGACGTCGTGGTCGTGTCCCTGGATCGAGAGTTCGATTACGAGGAACTGTGTGCCGTCCAGTGGGCGCTGGAGGACGACGACGTTCGATTTTACGGCACCGACCCGGACGTGGTGATTCCGGCGGCGGAACGGAACGTCCCTGGGTCTGGAGCGTTGATAAACGCCGTCGTGGACGTCACCGGTCGACAGCCGGACGCGGTGTTCGGCAAGCCGAACGAACCGACGCGACGCGCAATCTTCGAGCGATTCGACTACGATCCGGGCGACTGTTTCGTCGTCGGCGACCGGCTCGATACCGACATCGCGCTCGGCAACGAGGCCGGGATGACGACCGTGCTCGTCCGGACAGGGGTCACGGACGCCGAAGCCCTCGCGAACGCCGAGATTCAGCCCGACTACGTCCTGGACTCGCTCGCCGGGATCGATCGGGTGTTGGACGGCGATTCCTGA
- a CDS encoding OsmC family protein — translation MTDIETSTVCEEGYHCSSHVGEFDLSIDATGEEGPTANQALVATYASCYLPALRVAGRQRGHDDLGKLQIDASADLDDDDDLAAIRWDLHVELDLSDEELEEIVDRGKDICHVHSAVRPGLRAEITAHGDAF, via the coding sequence ATGACGGATATCGAAACCAGCACGGTGTGTGAGGAAGGGTACCACTGTTCGAGCCACGTCGGCGAGTTCGATCTCTCGATCGACGCCACGGGCGAGGAGGGACCGACTGCGAATCAGGCCCTCGTCGCGACGTACGCGTCCTGTTACCTCCCCGCGCTCCGGGTCGCCGGACGACAGCGCGGTCACGACGACCTCGGAAAGCTCCAGATTGACGCGTCCGCCGATCTCGATGACGACGACGACCTCGCCGCAATTCGGTGGGATCTCCACGTCGAACTCGACTTGAGCGACGAGGAACTCGAGGAGATCGTCGACCGGGGCAAGGATATCTGCCACGTCCACTCGGCGGTTCGCCCAGGACTGCGCGCAGAGATCACTGCACACGGCGACGCATTTTAA